One Drosophila santomea strain STO CAGO 1482 chromosome X, Prin_Dsan_1.1, whole genome shotgun sequence DNA segment encodes these proteins:
- the LOC120455239 gene encoding cyclic AMP response element-binding protein B isoform X2, whose amino-acid sequence MDNSIVEENGNSSAASGSNDVVDVVAQQAAAAGGGAGAGGGGNPQQQQQQQNPQSTTAGGPTGATNNAQGGGASSVLTTTANCNIQYPIQTLAQHGLQVQSVIQANPSGVIQTAAGTQQQQQALAAATAMQKVVYVAKPPNSTVIHTTPGNAVQIPPTFPCKIKPEPNTQHPEDSDESLSDDDSQHHRSELTRRPSYNKIFTEISGPDMSGASLPMSDGVLNPQLAGTGAGGNPANSSLMQLDPTYYLSNRMSYNTNNSGIVEDQTRKREIRLQKNREAARECRRKKKEYIKCLENRVAVLENQNKALIEELKSLKELYCQTKND is encoded by the exons ATGGACAACAGCATCGTCGAGGAGAACGGCAACTCGTCGGCGGCATCGGGCTCCAATGACGTGGTCGATGTCGTTGCCCAACAGGCGGCGGCAGCGGGGGGAGGCGCTGGCGCAGGAGGAGGCGGTAAcccccaacagcagcagcagcaacagaacCCACAAAGTACAACGGCCGGCGGTCCAACGGGTGCGACGAACAACGCCCAGGGAGGTGGAGCGTCCTCCGTGCTGACCACCACCGCCAACTGCAACATACAATACCCCATCCAGACGCTGGCGCAGCACGGACTACAG GTGCAATCCGTGATACAGGCCAATCCCTCGGGGGTCATACAGACCGCAGCTGGaacccagcagcagcaacaggcgcTGGCCGCCGCCACAGCGATGCAGAAGGTGGTCTATGTGGCCAAGCCGCCAAACTCGACGGTCATCCACACGACACCTGGCAATGCAGTGCAA ATCCCTCCAACCTTTCCGTGTAAGATTAAACCCGAACCGAACACGCAGCATCCGGAGGACAGTGACGAGAGTCTGTCGGACGACGATTCCCAGCACCACCGCAGCGAGCTGACGCGACGGCCGTCGTACAATAAGATCTTCACCGAGATCAGCGGTCCGGACATGAGCG GCGCATCGCTTCCCATGTCCGACGGCGTGCTCAATCCGCAGCTGGCGGGGACCGGAGCGGGGGGCAATCCGGCGAACAGCTCCTTGATGCAGTTGGATCCCACGTACTACCTGTCCAATCGGATGTCCTACAACACCA ACAACAGCGGGATAGTGGAGGATCAGACCCGTAAGCGCGAGATCCGGCTGCAGAAGAACAGGGAGGCGGCGCGGGAGTGCCGGCGCAAGAAGAAGGAGTACATCAAGTGCCTGGAGAATCGAGTGGCGGTGCTAgagaaccaaaacaaagcgcTCATCGAGGAGCTGAAGTCGCTCAAGGAGCTCTACTGTCAGACCAAGAACGATTGA
- the LOC120455239 gene encoding cyclic AMP response element-binding protein B isoform X4, whose protein sequence is MDNSIVEENGNSSAASGSNDVVDVVAQQAAAAGGGAGAGGGGNPQQQQQQQNPQSTTAGGPTGATNNAQGGGASSVLTTTANCNIQYPIQTLAQHGLQVQSVIQANPSGVIQTAAGTQQQQQALAAATAMQKVVYVAKPPNSTVIHTTPGNAVQIPPTFPCKIKPEPNTQHPEDSDESLSDDDSQHHRSELTRRPSYNKIFTEISGPDMSDNSGIVEDQTRKREIRLQKNREAARECRRKKKEYIKCLENRVAVLENQNKALIEELKSLKELYCQTKND, encoded by the exons ATGGACAACAGCATCGTCGAGGAGAACGGCAACTCGTCGGCGGCATCGGGCTCCAATGACGTGGTCGATGTCGTTGCCCAACAGGCGGCGGCAGCGGGGGGAGGCGCTGGCGCAGGAGGAGGCGGTAAcccccaacagcagcagcagcaacagaacCCACAAAGTACAACGGCCGGCGGTCCAACGGGTGCGACGAACAACGCCCAGGGAGGTGGAGCGTCCTCCGTGCTGACCACCACCGCCAACTGCAACATACAATACCCCATCCAGACGCTGGCGCAGCACGGACTACAG GTGCAATCCGTGATACAGGCCAATCCCTCGGGGGTCATACAGACCGCAGCTGGaacccagcagcagcaacaggcgcTGGCCGCCGCCACAGCGATGCAGAAGGTGGTCTATGTGGCCAAGCCGCCAAACTCGACGGTCATCCACACGACACCTGGCAATGCAGTGCAA ATCCCTCCAACCTTTCCGTGTAAGATTAAACCCGAACCGAACACGCAGCATCCGGAGGACAGTGACGAGAGTCTGTCGGACGACGATTCCCAGCACCACCGCAGCGAGCTGACGCGACGGCCGTCGTACAATAAGATCTTCACCGAGATCAGCGGTCCGGACATGAGCG ACAACAGCGGGATAGTGGAGGATCAGACCCGTAAGCGCGAGATCCGGCTGCAGAAGAACAGGGAGGCGGCGCGGGAGTGCCGGCGCAAGAAGAAGGAGTACATCAAGTGCCTGGAGAATCGAGTGGCGGTGCTAgagaaccaaaacaaagcgcTCATCGAGGAGCTGAAGTCGCTCAAGGAGCTCTACTGTCAGACCAAGAACGATTGA
- the LOC120457050 gene encoding allantoinase, giving the protein MNLLFLSRRIFLGDGSHNGLIHGGIIVDTEGIIRRVLRSAQEVNTYLYNTESESVYDFGDLVLMPGLIDPNVHINEPGRRDWEGFASATKAAAAGGFTTIIDRPTNAQPPTVSVAHLKAKTSTARGKIYVDVGFWGGLVPGNVDQLAPLLSAGVMGLQCTLCDPAAPVTQEFPAVNEAQLEEALSQLDQDHAEGEAVIAVHAELPLPTEIHPDEEAPREYGTFLVTRPPQMEISATQLLGRLACRHPRRCIHILNCSSGECLPLVEECRRQGGNLTVDTCPHYLALAAEEVPDCGTEFKTWPPIRERRNQEQLWQALRLGGAIRMIGSDHSPATPGARALTCGRGRGNFLRAWPGINSLQLSLPVVWTASNRRGSNLTIADIHRLMCQEPANLCGLSASKGRIADGYDADFCVWSPEEEFTVCPEQLYTATKATPYAGQRLRGVVHATVVRGLHVYQQFEGFGQPLGKVLLRRSSRKLVKFVSM; this is encoded by the exons ATGAATCTGTTGTTTCTCAGCCGGCGAATTTTCCTGGGCGATGGCAGCCACAACGGCCTAATCCATGGCGGCATCATCGTGGACACAGAGGGCATTATACGAAGGG TGCTACGCTCGGCGCAGGAGGTCAACACCTATTTGTACAACACCGAATCCGAATCGGTTTACGATTTTGGGGACCTGGTCCTGATGCCGGGTCTAATTGACCCCAATGTCCATATCAACGAGCCGGGTCGCCGGGATTGGGAGGGTTTTGCCAGTGCCACCAAGGCGGCCGCCGCTGGTGGCTTCACCACAATCATCGACCGACCGACCAacgcccaaccacccaccgtTAGTGTGGCCCATCTCAAGGCCAAGACATCGACGGCCCGTGGTAAGATCTACGTGGACGTGGGTTTCTGGGGCGGACTAGTGCCCGGTAACGTGGATCAGCTGGCTCCTCTGCTGAGTGCCGGTGTCATGGGTCTGCAGTGCACATTATGCGATCCCGCGGCGCCTGTCACTCAGGAATTTCCCGCCGTTAACGAAGCCCAGCTGGAGGAGGCTCTTTCCCAGTTGGACCAGGATCATGCGGAAGGTGAAGCTGTGATAGCG GTGCACGCCGAGCTGCCGCTGCCCACCGAAATCCATCCCGACGAGGAGGCGCCCCGGGAGTATGGCACATTCCTGGTGACCCGGCCACCCCAAATGGAGATTTCCGCGACGCAGTTGCTCGGCCGACTGGCGTGTCGCCACCCACGGCGCTGCATACATATCCTGAACTGCAGCAGCGGCGAATGTCTGCCGCTGGTGGAGGAGTGTCGCCGGCAGGGCGGGAATCTAACGGTGGACACCTGTCCGCATTACCTGGCCCTAGCGGCCGAGGAGGTGCCCGATTGCGGCACGGAGTTCAAGACCTGGCCACCGATTCGGGAGCGCCGCAATCAGGAGCAATTGTGGCAGGCTCTCAGGCTGGGCGGAGCCATCCGGATGATTGGCAGCGATCACTCGCCGGCGACGCCAGGCGCACGCGCCCTCACCTGCGgtagggggcgtggcaacttcCTGAGGGCGTGGCCGGGCATCAACTCGCTGCAACTCAGCCTGCCGGTCGTCTGGACGGCGTCCAATCGGCGTG GTTCCAACTTGACCATCGCGGACATCCATCGTCTGATGTGCCAGGAGCCGGCGAACCTGTGCGGCTTGTCCGCCTCAAAGGGCCGCATTGCCGACGGCTACGATGCGGACTTCTGTGTGTGGAGCCCGGAGGAGGAGTTCACCGTGTGCCCGGAGCAGCTCTACACGGCCACCAAGGCCACCCCGTACGCGGGTCAAAGGTTGCGGGGCGTGGTGCATGCCACGGTGGTGCGGGGTCTGCATGTCTACCAGCAGTTCGAGGGCTTCGGCCAGCCCCTGGGCAAGGTGCTACTCCGGAGGAGCAGCCGAAAACTGGTGAAGTTCGTGAGCATGTGA
- the LOC120455239 gene encoding cyclic AMP response element-binding protein B isoform X1 gives MDNSIVEENGNSSAASGSNDVVDVVAQQAAAAGGGAGAGGGGNPQQQQQQQNPQSTTAGGPTGATNNAQGGGASSVLTTTANCNIQYPIQTLAQHGLQVQSVIQANPSGVIQTAAGTQQQQQALAAATAMQKVVYVAKPPNSTVIHTTPGNAVQVRNKIPPTFPCKIKPEPNTQHPEDSDESLSDDDSQHHRSELTRRPSYNKIFTEISGPDMSGASLPMSDGVLNPQLAGTGAGGNPANSSLMQLDPTYYLSNRMSYNTNNSGIVEDQTRKREIRLQKNREAARECRRKKKEYIKCLENRVAVLENQNKALIEELKSLKELYCQTKND, from the exons ATGGACAACAGCATCGTCGAGGAGAACGGCAACTCGTCGGCGGCATCGGGCTCCAATGACGTGGTCGATGTCGTTGCCCAACAGGCGGCGGCAGCGGGGGGAGGCGCTGGCGCAGGAGGAGGCGGTAAcccccaacagcagcagcagcaacagaacCCACAAAGTACAACGGCCGGCGGTCCAACGGGTGCGACGAACAACGCCCAGGGAGGTGGAGCGTCCTCCGTGCTGACCACCACCGCCAACTGCAACATACAATACCCCATCCAGACGCTGGCGCAGCACGGACTACAG GTGCAATCCGTGATACAGGCCAATCCCTCGGGGGTCATACAGACCGCAGCTGGaacccagcagcagcaacaggcgcTGGCCGCCGCCACAGCGATGCAGAAGGTGGTCTATGTGGCCAAGCCGCCAAACTCGACGGTCATCCACACGACACCTGGCAATGCAGTGCAAGTGCGTAACAAA ATCCCTCCAACCTTTCCGTGTAAGATTAAACCCGAACCGAACACGCAGCATCCGGAGGACAGTGACGAGAGTCTGTCGGACGACGATTCCCAGCACCACCGCAGCGAGCTGACGCGACGGCCGTCGTACAATAAGATCTTCACCGAGATCAGCGGTCCGGACATGAGCG GCGCATCGCTTCCCATGTCCGACGGCGTGCTCAATCCGCAGCTGGCGGGGACCGGAGCGGGGGGCAATCCGGCGAACAGCTCCTTGATGCAGTTGGATCCCACGTACTACCTGTCCAATCGGATGTCCTACAACACCA ACAACAGCGGGATAGTGGAGGATCAGACCCGTAAGCGCGAGATCCGGCTGCAGAAGAACAGGGAGGCGGCGCGGGAGTGCCGGCGCAAGAAGAAGGAGTACATCAAGTGCCTGGAGAATCGAGTGGCGGTGCTAgagaaccaaaacaaagcgcTCATCGAGGAGCTGAAGTCGCTCAAGGAGCTCTACTGTCAGACCAAGAACGATTGA
- the LOC120455239 gene encoding cyclic AMP response element-binding protein B isoform X3, producing the protein MDNSIVEENGNSSAASGSNDVVDVVAQQAAAAGGGAGAGGGGNPQQQQQQQNPQSTTAGGPTGATNNAQGGGASSVLTTTANCNIQYPIQTLAQHGLQVQSVIQANPSGVIQTAAGTQQQQQALAAATAMQKVVYVAKPPNSTVIHTTPGNAVQVRNKIPPTFPCKIKPEPNTQHPEDSDESLSDDDSQHHRSELTRRPSYNKIFTEISGPDMSDNSGIVEDQTRKREIRLQKNREAARECRRKKKEYIKCLENRVAVLENQNKALIEELKSLKELYCQTKND; encoded by the exons ATGGACAACAGCATCGTCGAGGAGAACGGCAACTCGTCGGCGGCATCGGGCTCCAATGACGTGGTCGATGTCGTTGCCCAACAGGCGGCGGCAGCGGGGGGAGGCGCTGGCGCAGGAGGAGGCGGTAAcccccaacagcagcagcagcaacagaacCCACAAAGTACAACGGCCGGCGGTCCAACGGGTGCGACGAACAACGCCCAGGGAGGTGGAGCGTCCTCCGTGCTGACCACCACCGCCAACTGCAACATACAATACCCCATCCAGACGCTGGCGCAGCACGGACTACAG GTGCAATCCGTGATACAGGCCAATCCCTCGGGGGTCATACAGACCGCAGCTGGaacccagcagcagcaacaggcgcTGGCCGCCGCCACAGCGATGCAGAAGGTGGTCTATGTGGCCAAGCCGCCAAACTCGACGGTCATCCACACGACACCTGGCAATGCAGTGCAAGTGCGTAACAAA ATCCCTCCAACCTTTCCGTGTAAGATTAAACCCGAACCGAACACGCAGCATCCGGAGGACAGTGACGAGAGTCTGTCGGACGACGATTCCCAGCACCACCGCAGCGAGCTGACGCGACGGCCGTCGTACAATAAGATCTTCACCGAGATCAGCGGTCCGGACATGAGCG ACAACAGCGGGATAGTGGAGGATCAGACCCGTAAGCGCGAGATCCGGCTGCAGAAGAACAGGGAGGCGGCGCGGGAGTGCCGGCGCAAGAAGAAGGAGTACATCAAGTGCCTGGAGAATCGAGTGGCGGTGCTAgagaaccaaaacaaagcgcTCATCGAGGAGCTGAAGTCGCTCAAGGAGCTCTACTGTCAGACCAAGAACGATTGA